A genome region from Baekduia alba includes the following:
- a CDS encoding VOC family protein: protein MFNRITHTGVWVTDQDEALAFYRDVLGFEVRMDVTVAEYGNLRWLAVGLPGQDLVLQLTAFDPPQMDEATGAQVRQILAKGYTPPLIFEVDDCRATIDRLRERGVDITQEPVEQPYGIDAGIRDPSGNSIRITQPAPAA from the coding sequence ATGTTCAACCGCATCACGCACACGGGCGTGTGGGTCACCGACCAGGACGAGGCGCTCGCGTTCTACCGCGACGTCCTCGGCTTCGAGGTCCGCATGGACGTGACGGTCGCCGAGTACGGCAACCTGCGCTGGCTCGCGGTCGGGCTGCCCGGCCAGGACCTGGTGCTGCAGCTCACCGCCTTCGATCCCCCGCAGATGGATGAGGCGACCGGCGCGCAGGTACGGCAGATCCTCGCCAAGGGCTACACGCCGCCGTTGATCTTCGAGGTCGACGACTGCCGCGCGACGATCGACCGCCTCCGCGAACGCGGCGTGGACATCACCCAGGAGCCCGTCGAGCAGCCCTACGGCATCGACGCCGGGATCCGGGACCCGTCGGGCAACAGCATCCGGATCACCCAGCCGGCGCCCGCGGCCTAA
- a CDS encoding dihydrofolate reductase family protein encodes MGRIVSNFFMSLDGVVESPDQWHMSYFNDEMGAAIGAGMGTNKAFLMGRVLYDEWSDFWPKSDDEQLAGFFNSHPKYVVSDSLERADWNNTKIISGDVAGQIKALKDETDGDLVVTGSATLVRALLRDELLDELRVFLHPIVVGHGARLFEDDATHALELVSQEQFSTGVLNLAYAPATA; translated from the coding sequence ATGGGCAGGATCGTCTCGAACTTCTTCATGTCCCTCGACGGCGTCGTCGAGAGCCCCGACCAGTGGCACATGTCCTACTTCAACGACGAGATGGGCGCCGCGATCGGCGCGGGCATGGGCACCAACAAGGCGTTCCTGATGGGCCGGGTGCTCTACGACGAGTGGTCGGACTTCTGGCCCAAGAGCGACGACGAGCAGCTCGCAGGCTTCTTCAACAGCCACCCCAAGTACGTGGTGTCCGACTCGCTCGAGCGCGCGGACTGGAACAACACCAAGATCATCTCCGGCGACGTGGCCGGGCAGATCAAGGCCCTCAAGGACGAGACCGACGGCGACCTCGTCGTCACGGGCAGCGCCACGCTCGTGCGCGCGCTCCTGCGCGACGAGCTCCTCGACGAGCTCCGCGTCTTCCTGCACCCGATCGTGGTCGGGCACGGCGCCCGCCTGTTCGAGGACGATGCGACCCACGCCCTCGAGCTCGTCAGCCAGGAGCAGTTCAGCACCGGCGTGTTGAACCTCGCCTACGCCCCAGCCACCGCCTGA
- a CDS encoding dioxygenase — protein MRLVSKLTRPEDVTAQAVTSFDATPDVRLRTIMQSLVRHLHGFVAEVGLTEDEWAAAIRVLTATGHITDDKRQEFILWSDTLGVSMLVDALAHPLPSGATEPTILGPFYVPGSPLRPYGADIAEQEAGTPALVQGRVLGLDGAPIADAELDVWQNGDNRLYAVQDGDAADDHLRGRFRTRADGSFAFRAVRPVPYPIPDDGPVGRMLAASGRHPWRPAHIHVVVRAAGHKTLTTHIFDMDSAYLDGDTVFAVKPSLLRRFERHEAGDEGTPEGVEGPWASLALDIVLAPGEDDAGVADRGRTH, from the coding sequence ATGCGACTGGTGAGTAAGTTGACTCGCCCGGAGGACGTCACGGCCCAGGCGGTGACGAGCTTCGACGCGACGCCGGACGTGCGCTTGCGCACGATCATGCAGAGCCTCGTCCGCCACCTCCACGGCTTCGTCGCGGAGGTGGGCCTGACGGAGGACGAGTGGGCGGCGGCGATCCGCGTGCTGACGGCGACCGGGCACATCACCGACGACAAGCGCCAGGAGTTCATCCTCTGGTCCGACACGCTCGGCGTCTCGATGCTCGTCGACGCGCTCGCGCACCCGCTGCCGTCGGGTGCGACGGAGCCGACGATCCTCGGCCCCTTCTACGTGCCCGGCTCGCCGCTGCGCCCGTATGGTGCCGACATCGCCGAGCAGGAAGCCGGCACGCCGGCACTCGTGCAGGGGCGCGTGCTCGGGCTCGACGGCGCGCCGATCGCGGACGCCGAGCTGGACGTGTGGCAGAACGGCGACAACCGCCTCTACGCGGTGCAGGACGGCGACGCGGCCGACGATCACCTGCGCGGGCGCTTTCGCACGCGCGCGGATGGCAGCTTCGCCTTCCGCGCCGTGCGGCCGGTGCCGTACCCGATCCCCGACGACGGGCCGGTAGGGAGGATGCTCGCCGCCAGCGGCCGGCATCCGTGGCGCCCGGCGCACATCCACGTCGTGGTGCGCGCCGCCGGACACAAGACGCTCACGACGCACATCTTCGACATGGACAGCGCGTACCTGGACGGCGACACCGTCTTCGCGGTCAAGCCGTCGCTGCTGCGGCGCTTCGAGCGGCACGAGGCGGGGGACGAGGGGACGCCGGAGGGGGTCGAGGGGCCGTGGGCATCGCTCGCGCTCGACATCGTGCTCGCGCCGGGCGAGGACGACGCCGGGGTGGCCGACCGCGGGCGGACGCACTGA
- a CDS encoding sugar ABC transporter substrate-binding protein — translation MLSKVRVPLLAVIAMLALVVAATAGCGDSSDGNSATAAAAEPADVEAAQAVVTKAEGPTPFPVEQPLKKKLRPDQKLGFLQCATPFCGLFAQLYGVGTKAMGISPVQAVKAGHSADDIQTALSSIAAKRPSALLLPGLNVSSLGNGLSTFKDAGIPVAAIAVMAGPEVGIDAVSAGPANFQAAGRTLADWAIVEAKGKANIGWYGIPELDFTKVEREAFEVELKKNCPSCEVRSVDIPIATVGSTAPSRIVSDLQAHPDTNVILFPAFETATGLPAALRTAGIDVKIAGTGPTPGNLQDLKTGGFDAAVVQDVGVMVFTQLDEAVRLATGQPLTPNERTLPTPYQLITKEDLPDDVSKGFSIYPDFVERFGKLWSGARATG, via the coding sequence ATGCTGAGTAAGGTTCGCGTGCCGCTGCTGGCGGTGATCGCGATGCTCGCCCTGGTCGTTGCCGCGACGGCGGGCTGCGGCGATTCCAGCGATGGAAACAGTGCCACGGCGGCCGCGGCGGAGCCGGCGGACGTCGAGGCGGCCCAGGCAGTGGTGACCAAGGCCGAGGGGCCGACGCCCTTCCCGGTCGAGCAGCCATTGAAGAAGAAGCTGCGTCCGGACCAGAAGCTCGGCTTCCTGCAGTGCGCGACCCCCTTCTGCGGGCTCTTCGCGCAGCTGTACGGGGTCGGGACGAAAGCGATGGGCATCTCGCCGGTCCAAGCCGTCAAGGCGGGTCACTCGGCCGACGACATCCAGACCGCTCTGTCGTCGATCGCGGCCAAGCGACCCTCAGCTCTGCTCCTGCCCGGCCTCAACGTCAGCTCGCTCGGCAACGGCCTCTCGACGTTCAAGGACGCCGGGATCCCGGTTGCCGCGATCGCCGTCATGGCTGGTCCGGAAGTGGGCATCGACGCGGTCTCGGCCGGCCCGGCCAACTTCCAGGCCGCCGGCCGCACCCTCGCCGACTGGGCGATCGTCGAAGCGAAGGGCAAGGCCAACATCGGCTGGTACGGCATTCCCGAGCTGGACTTCACCAAGGTCGAGCGGGAGGCGTTCGAGGTCGAGCTGAAGAAGAACTGCCCGTCGTGCGAGGTCCGCTCCGTGGACATCCCGATCGCCACGGTCGGCTCCACCGCTCCGAGCCGGATCGTCAGCGATCTCCAAGCCCACCCCGACACCAACGTCATCCTGTTCCCGGCGTTCGAGACGGCGACCGGCCTTCCCGCGGCGCTGAGAACGGCCGGGATCGACGTGAAGATCGCCGGTACCGGCCCCACGCCGGGCAACCTGCAGGACCTCAAGACGGGCGGCTTCGACGCCGCCGTCGTCCAGGACGTCGGCGTGATGGTCTTCACGCAGCTGGACGAGGCCGTCCGCCTGGCCACCGGGCAGCCGCTGACGCCGAACGAGAGAACCCTGCCGACGCCGTACCAGCTCATCACCAAGGAGGACCTGCCTGACGACGTCAGCAAGGGCTTCTCGATCTATCCGGACTTCGTCGAGCGGTTCGGAAAGCTCTGGTCCGGGGCGCGGGCGACCGGCTGA
- a CDS encoding GntR family transcriptional regulator, which translates to MQAERLTDAIHARVMSGELPAGAWLRQSRLATEFDVSRTPIREALQTLSERGVVELHPHRGARVRVPTLREIHEAYFVRAELEGIAAALAADLASQEQVDRLKAAEQLFEEAVASFQVDGDTDDATRRTWQSANDAFHEVIHEASHNDVLRETLAGLHRRFPRNLTWGVLDDARLLKDNVAQHRRIREAIEARYGEGARTLMRDHVQRSGDLVASRLPDLAAS; encoded by the coding sequence ATGCAGGCGGAACGCCTCACCGACGCGATCCACGCGCGGGTGATGAGCGGCGAGCTGCCGGCCGGCGCGTGGCTGCGCCAGAGCCGCCTCGCGACCGAGTTCGACGTCAGCCGGACGCCCATCCGCGAGGCGCTGCAGACCCTGAGCGAGCGCGGCGTCGTCGAGCTGCATCCTCACCGCGGCGCCCGCGTGCGGGTGCCCACGCTGCGCGAGATCCACGAGGCCTACTTCGTTCGCGCCGAGCTCGAGGGCATCGCGGCAGCGCTCGCCGCCGACCTCGCCTCCCAGGAGCAGGTCGACCGCCTCAAGGCGGCCGAGCAGCTCTTCGAGGAGGCCGTGGCGAGCTTCCAGGTCGACGGCGACACCGACGACGCCACGCGACGCACCTGGCAATCGGCCAACGACGCCTTCCACGAGGTCATCCACGAGGCCTCGCACAACGACGTGCTCCGCGAGACGCTCGCCGGCCTGCACCGCCGCTTCCCGCGGAACCTCACCTGGGGCGTCCTCGACGACGCGCGGCTGCTGAAGGACAACGTCGCGCAGCACCGCCGGATCCGCGAGGCCATCGAGGCCCGCTACGGCGAGGGCGCGCGCACCCTCATGCGCGACCACGTCCAGCGCTCCGGCGACCTGGTCGCCAGCCGCCTCCCAGACCTGGCCGCTTCGTAG
- a CDS encoding ABC transporter permease has protein sequence MGARVRQALSFRRCSGVYIFIALFVLYSIWVPDTFLRGDTFRTLLDDQSITALTAIALVIPLSAGTFNLAIGAQVGVASIISAWLLSKQNLSIPVTVVLTLLSGAAVGLVAGLLIVRTHIDSFIATLGLSSVLVAMTSWISDGQQILDLGANFQKLGTGELIGMTYPVWFLAAVVVVVWYVLERTPAGRRVYATGGNLEAARLAGVRTSTVVVLTLIACGVIAAAAGTLVSSRLATGDPTTGPAYLLPAFAAAFLGSTQFRGGRFNVLGTVFAVYLLALGVKGLQLGGAPVWIPDLFNGAALLLAVGLAKRQGTLGASPLLRWRRRPPDPGGPSA, from the coding sequence GTGGGCGCCCGCGTTCGCCAGGCGCTGTCGTTTCGCAGGTGCAGCGGGGTCTACATCTTCATCGCGCTGTTCGTCCTGTACTCGATCTGGGTGCCCGACACCTTCCTCCGCGGCGACACGTTCAGGACGCTCCTGGACGACCAGTCGATCACCGCGCTCACCGCGATCGCCCTCGTCATCCCGTTGTCGGCGGGGACGTTCAACCTGGCGATCGGGGCGCAGGTCGGCGTGGCCTCGATCATCTCCGCTTGGCTGCTCTCGAAGCAGAACCTGTCGATCCCGGTCACCGTCGTCCTCACCCTGCTGAGCGGAGCGGCCGTCGGCCTGGTCGCCGGCCTGCTCATCGTCCGCACGCACATCGATTCGTTCATCGCCACCCTCGGCCTCTCGTCGGTCCTCGTCGCGATGACGTCCTGGATCTCCGACGGACAGCAGATCCTCGACCTCGGCGCGAACTTCCAGAAGCTCGGCACCGGGGAGCTGATCGGGATGACGTATCCGGTCTGGTTCCTGGCCGCGGTCGTGGTCGTGGTGTGGTACGTGCTCGAGCGCACGCCGGCAGGCCGCCGCGTGTACGCGACGGGCGGAAACCTCGAAGCCGCCCGGCTCGCCGGCGTTCGCACGTCGACCGTCGTCGTCCTGACGCTCATCGCCTGCGGCGTGATCGCCGCTGCGGCCGGAACCCTGGTCTCGTCGCGACTGGCCACCGGCGATCCCACGACCGGGCCCGCGTACCTGCTGCCGGCCTTCGCGGCCGCGTTCCTCGGATCCACGCAGTTCCGAGGGGGCCGGTTCAACGTGCTGGGGACGGTGTTCGCGGTCTACCTCCTCGCCCTGGGGGTCAAGGGACTGCAGCTCGGCGGCGCTCCCGTCTGGATCCCCGACCTCTTCAACGGAGCGGCGCTGCTCCTCGCCGTCGGCCTGGCCAAGCGCCAGGGCACGCTCGGTGCGAGCCCGCTCCTGCGCTGGCGGCGCAGGCCGCCCGATCCGGGCGGCCCCTCGGCGTAG
- a CDS encoding helix-turn-helix domain-containing protein, with amino-acid sequence MIADHPDRNLLRAKDLIDARYADPLDTAALAARACCSEAHFIRTFKRAFGETPHQYLLTRRLERAAALLRGTDYNVAEVCFNVGLASVGSFTSSFRRVYGMTPTAYRAAFPPAARMAHVPTCVVMAHAKRRRNGEDTAADAT; translated from the coding sequence GTGATCGCCGATCACCCCGACCGGAACCTGCTCCGTGCCAAGGACCTCATCGATGCGCGCTACGCCGACCCGTTGGACACGGCCGCTCTCGCGGCCAGGGCGTGTTGCTCGGAGGCGCACTTCATCCGCACGTTCAAGCGCGCGTTCGGCGAGACGCCGCATCAGTACCTGTTGACGCGGCGGCTGGAGCGGGCCGCCGCACTGCTGCGTGGCACGGACTACAACGTCGCCGAGGTCTGCTTCAACGTGGGTCTCGCGAGCGTCGGCTCGTTCACGTCGTCGTTCCGTCGCGTCTACGGGATGACGCCGACGGCGTACCGGGCCGCGTTCCCGCCGGCTGCGCGGATGGCGCACGTGCCCACGTGCGTGGTGATGGCCCACGCGAAACGGCGCAGGAATGGAGAAGACACGGCCGCGGACGCGACGTAA
- a CDS encoding alcohol dehydrogenase catalytic domain-containing protein, which yields MKAVVVEEHGGPEVLRYKDVPDPQPGPGEVVIRVRALTANPGPDVLTREGRFGLPGFELPHVGGSDPAGEVVAVGEGVTSPAVGDRVVVYPILSCGDCDACRRGAGGPYCRRWRLWGAQTWGGRAEYARLPASNAVALPDGVSFEAAAAAALSYNTTWHGVVDRGRLSAEDTLLVTGAAGGCGVAAIQIGRLFGARVIAISGAEWKRVRAVEIGADHAFDSRDPDWPRQVREVTDGRGASIVLDSVGDASWPLSTSCLDHGGRFLCCGTTTGSAMAFDAREMYRKLIAMHFWHNGTKPGMETLLSHVAAGEIDPVIDSRFALEDTAEAERKLAAQDHFGKIVLLPPAPGGASASRR from the coding sequence ATGAAGGCTGTCGTCGTCGAGGAGCACGGTGGTCCGGAGGTGCTGCGCTACAAGGACGTCCCCGACCCGCAGCCGGGTCCCGGGGAGGTCGTGATCCGCGTGCGCGCGCTGACCGCCAACCCGGGTCCCGACGTGCTGACGCGCGAGGGGCGCTTCGGGCTGCCGGGGTTCGAGCTTCCGCACGTCGGCGGCAGCGACCCGGCGGGTGAGGTCGTCGCCGTGGGCGAAGGGGTGACCTCGCCTGCGGTCGGCGATCGCGTCGTCGTCTACCCGATCCTCTCGTGCGGAGACTGCGATGCGTGCCGGCGCGGCGCGGGAGGGCCGTACTGCCGGCGGTGGCGGCTGTGGGGTGCGCAGACGTGGGGCGGTCGCGCCGAGTACGCGCGCCTGCCGGCGAGCAACGCCGTCGCGCTCCCCGACGGCGTCTCCTTCGAAGCGGCCGCGGCCGCGGCCCTCTCCTACAACACGACCTGGCACGGGGTCGTCGATCGCGGCCGGCTGTCCGCTGAGGACACGCTGCTCGTCACCGGCGCCGCCGGTGGCTGCGGCGTCGCCGCGATCCAGATCGGGCGGCTGTTCGGCGCGAGGGTCATCGCGATCAGCGGGGCCGAGTGGAAGCGCGTGCGGGCGGTGGAGATCGGGGCCGATCACGCGTTCGACTCGCGCGACCCGGACTGGCCCCGGCAGGTGCGCGAGGTCACCGACGGGCGCGGAGCGTCGATCGTGCTCGACAGCGTCGGCGACGCGTCGTGGCCGCTGAGCACGTCGTGCCTGGATCACGGTGGGCGTTTCCTGTGCTGCGGCACCACGACGGGCTCGGCGATGGCGTTCGACGCGCGCGAGATGTACCGCAAGCTGATCGCGATGCACTTCTGGCACAACGGGACGAAGCCGGGCATGGAGACACTGCTCTCGCACGTCGCCGCCGGCGAGATCGATCCGGTGATCGACAGCCGCTTCGCGCTGGAGGACACTGCCGAGGCCGAGCGCAAGCTCGCCGCGCAGGATCACTTCGGCAAGATCGTCCTGCTGCCGCCCGCCCCGGGCGGCGCGTCCGCGAGCCGGCGCTGA
- a CDS encoding sugar ABC transporter ATP-binding protein, with the protein MSPLDEIRNDAAGEPGARLLQVERLSKSFPGVKALDDVALHVTAGEIVAVVGQNGSGKSTLVKVLAGIYDADPGARIEHRELRFIHQDLGLVPGLSTIENLDIGNPLGSRGLLPFPRRDERARAQRAIRRFGGDFDVTKPVADLAAAERAVVAIARAMSDWSPPDGVLLLDEPTAALGGEEVDKLFEAVRRVASEGAGVVFISHRLDEVLGLSDRLVALRDGRVVAAVPSSEVDHDGLVRIIAGREVAAVKIKHHRTDAVALRAEGLVTETLSGLDFEIRAGEILGITGLLGSGREEVAATVFGATARSAGAVTVGGEPVPAGDIALSVRRGLAYVPADRLRQGAVMTVSARENLTLPMLGPLRRAFGRLDRAAERREAREWVDRVGLHPPVAERALGLFSGGNQQKFVMAKWLRTGPRTLLLDEPTQGVDVGAKAAIYGLIDEVAESGAGVLVSSSDVKELMTLCDRVLVLRDGRVAAELDRWQLTEARLVSESLGLLEDPSLQPNGGEPRAGTALGG; encoded by the coding sequence ATGAGCCCGCTGGACGAGATCAGGAACGACGCAGCAGGCGAGCCGGGTGCTCGCCTGCTGCAGGTCGAGCGGTTGTCGAAGTCGTTTCCCGGGGTCAAGGCGCTCGACGACGTGGCGCTCCACGTCACCGCCGGCGAGATCGTCGCCGTCGTTGGGCAGAACGGGTCGGGGAAGTCGACGCTCGTCAAGGTGCTCGCCGGGATCTACGACGCCGATCCGGGCGCGAGGATCGAGCACCGCGAGCTTCGGTTCATCCACCAGGACCTCGGCCTCGTGCCGGGGCTCTCGACGATCGAGAACCTCGACATCGGAAACCCGCTCGGCTCACGCGGACTGCTGCCGTTCCCGCGGCGAGACGAACGCGCTCGCGCCCAGCGGGCCATCCGTCGCTTCGGCGGCGACTTCGACGTGACCAAGCCGGTGGCGGATCTGGCCGCGGCGGAGCGCGCGGTGGTCGCCATCGCTCGCGCGATGAGCGACTGGTCGCCGCCGGACGGCGTGCTCCTGCTCGACGAGCCGACGGCTGCGCTCGGAGGGGAGGAGGTGGACAAGCTGTTCGAAGCCGTCCGACGGGTGGCGAGCGAGGGCGCGGGGGTCGTGTTCATCTCCCACCGGCTCGACGAGGTCCTGGGGCTCTCCGATCGTCTCGTCGCATTGCGGGACGGGCGCGTGGTCGCCGCCGTCCCCTCGTCCGAGGTCGATCACGACGGCCTGGTGAGGATCATCGCCGGGCGCGAGGTCGCCGCGGTGAAGATCAAGCATCACCGGACGGACGCGGTGGCACTGAGAGCGGAGGGCCTCGTCACCGAGACGCTGTCGGGTCTCGACTTCGAAATTCGCGCAGGGGAGATCCTCGGCATCACCGGCCTGCTCGGATCGGGACGCGAGGAGGTCGCGGCAACGGTCTTCGGCGCCACGGCGCGCAGCGCCGGCGCCGTCACCGTGGGGGGCGAACCGGTCCCGGCCGGGGACATCGCGCTCAGCGTTCGGCGCGGTCTCGCGTACGTTCCCGCCGATCGGCTGCGTCAGGGCGCGGTGATGACCGTGAGCGCGCGCGAGAACCTGACGCTGCCGATGTTGGGCCCGCTGCGGCGCGCCTTCGGCCGTCTGGACCGCGCCGCCGAGCGGCGCGAGGCGCGCGAGTGGGTCGACCGCGTCGGCTTGCACCCGCCGGTGGCCGAACGCGCCCTGGGGCTGTTCTCCGGCGGCAACCAGCAGAAGTTCGTCATGGCCAAGTGGCTGCGCACCGGGCCGCGGACGCTGCTGCTCGACGAGCCGACCCAGGGCGTCGACGTCGGCGCCAAGGCGGCGATCTACGGCCTGATCGACGAGGTCGCAGAATCCGGTGCCGGGGTCCTGGTGTCGTCTTCCGACGTCAAGGAGCTGATGACGTTGTGCGATCGGGTCCTCGTGCTGCGCGATGGGCGCGTGGCCGCCGAGCTCGACCGCTGGCAGCTCACCGAGGCACGTCTCGTCAGCGAGAGCCTCGGGCTCTTGGAGGACCCGTCGCTTCAACCGAATGGAGGTGAGCCCCGTGCAGGTACTGCGCTCGGTGGCTGA
- a CDS encoding cupin domain-containing protein has protein sequence MSGPTPDVSPAEGPQWWYGGHMEVKVRAEDTGGALGVAEGLFTYKGYGPPLHVHSREDETICVLEGQIRFRVGDDEFVAGPGTCVWQPRGVPQAFSVESESARALIIFTPGGIERMFEDGGVPVAESAEPPAQPQPDADTMAALATQLGFEFVGPRLG, from the coding sequence ATGAGCGGGCCGACGCCGGACGTCAGCCCGGCGGAGGGCCCTCAGTGGTGGTACGGCGGCCACATGGAGGTCAAGGTCCGCGCCGAGGACACCGGTGGCGCCCTCGGCGTCGCCGAGGGGTTGTTCACCTATAAGGGTTACGGACCGCCGCTGCACGTCCACAGCCGCGAGGACGAGACCATCTGCGTACTCGAGGGGCAGATCCGCTTCCGCGTGGGCGACGACGAGTTCGTCGCTGGTCCAGGCACCTGCGTCTGGCAGCCGCGGGGCGTGCCGCAGGCCTTCAGCGTCGAGTCCGAGAGCGCGCGGGCGTTGATCATCTTCACGCCCGGCGGCATCGAGCGCATGTTCGAGGACGGCGGCGTGCCCGTCGCGGAGTCGGCCGAGCCGCCGGCCCAGCCGCAGCCCGACGCGGACACCATGGCGGCGCTCGCGACGCAGCTCGGGTTCGAGTTCGTCGGACCGCGGCTCGGGTAA
- a CDS encoding YoaK family protein: MRALGDEDQRVLIVLALTLATGVVDAVSYFSLDHVFTANMSGNMALLGIGTATSLHAVTGNVYAFFGFVIGSVAVARFLRTRSGSSLRIAGLALGLQLVLLIALTLLVAVIDVHVRDGWRYAVCAILAVAMAIQTGIARHLAVQDVNTTVATMTLHDLAAASRAAGGDSVRWRRRAGVVIALFVGAACGTALDQAVRWGGLALSSAIVAFVLVVTMTLAADDDRPTTPTGDDAPGRAGGLELQPSPVGARR; encoded by the coding sequence ATGCGGGCCCTGGGCGACGAGGACCAGCGGGTCCTGATCGTGCTGGCCCTCACGCTCGCCACGGGCGTCGTCGATGCCGTCAGCTACTTCTCCCTCGACCACGTCTTCACGGCCAACATGTCGGGGAACATGGCGCTGCTCGGGATCGGCACGGCCACCAGCCTGCACGCGGTCACCGGCAACGTGTACGCCTTCTTCGGCTTCGTCATCGGGTCGGTCGCCGTGGCCCGCTTCCTGCGCACGCGAAGCGGCTCGTCGCTGCGCATCGCCGGCCTCGCCCTCGGCCTGCAGCTCGTGCTCCTGATTGCGCTGACGCTGCTCGTCGCCGTGATCGACGTGCACGTCCGCGACGGCTGGCGCTATGCCGTGTGCGCGATCCTCGCCGTCGCGATGGCCATCCAGACCGGCATCGCGCGCCACCTTGCCGTCCAGGACGTCAACACCACGGTCGCGACCATGACCCTGCACGACCTCGCCGCGGCCTCACGCGCCGCCGGCGGCGACTCCGTGCGCTGGCGCCGCCGCGCCGGCGTGGTCATCGCGCTGTTCGTCGGCGCGGCCTGCGGCACCGCGCTCGACCAGGCCGTCCGGTGGGGCGGCCTCGCGCTCAGCTCCGCGATCGTGGCCTTCGTGCTCGTCGTGACGATGACGCTCGCGGCCGACGACGACCGCCCCACGACGCCCACCGGCGACGATGCCCCGGGCCGGGCGGGCGGCCTCGAGCTGCAGCCGTCACCGGTCGGCGCGCGGCGCTGA
- a CDS encoding carboxymuconolactone decarboxylase family protein encodes MKARMKSPAMAVPDAFQALTKLRASFSDAGIPETTHYLVHLRASQINGCGVCVDMHTRELKLAGEPDARIFTVSAWREVPYFTDAERAALALAEAATRLADRPDAVPDEVWDEAAKHYDERQLAALVLSIATINAWNTLNVATRQIGGDWVERLIAQPAGAGS; translated from the coding sequence ATGAAAGCACGAATGAAGAGCCCGGCGATGGCGGTTCCGGACGCCTTTCAGGCGCTGACGAAGCTCCGCGCGTCGTTCAGCGATGCCGGGATCCCCGAGACCACCCACTACCTCGTGCACCTGCGCGCGAGCCAGATCAACGGCTGCGGCGTGTGCGTCGACATGCACACGCGCGAGCTCAAGCTCGCCGGCGAGCCGGACGCGCGCATCTTCACCGTCAGCGCGTGGCGCGAGGTGCCGTACTTCACCGACGCCGAGCGCGCCGCGCTGGCGCTGGCCGAGGCCGCGACTCGGCTCGCGGATCGCCCCGACGCGGTTCCCGACGAGGTGTGGGACGAGGCCGCCAAGCACTACGACGAACGGCAGCTCGCCGCGCTCGTGCTCTCGATCGCGACGATCAACGCGTGGAACACGCTGAACGTGGCGACGCGGCAGATCGGTGGCGACTGGGTCGAGCGGTTGATCGCGCAGCCGGCGGGAGCAGGGTCATGA
- a CDS encoding maleylacetate reductase, protein MAASGPDGARVEYEALRGRVLFGCGARAAVPEEVERLGVRRVVLIDGLLDGAPARELEDALGARRVATIGDVRQHVPAALVAQARETATATGADGLATIGGGSAVGLAKAIARATGLPILAVPTTYAGSEMTPIWGITSDGAKTTGRDLAVLPKTVVYDPELTVSLPVPVTAASGMNAVAHCVGAMWTASANPVTDAVAAEGISSLAAGLRGCVRDPGDLGARTEALRGAWLGGAALAVGGTALHHKICHVLGGAFDLPHAEVHAVVLPWVVAHARERGVADAALRRVARALGAEDAVEGLRALTRDLGLAASLADLGLDEAGADRAAELVAEAAPSAPVPVTREQARAILAHALRGE, encoded by the coding sequence ATGGCCGCCTCGGGCCCGGACGGCGCTCGCGTCGAGTACGAGGCGCTCCGCGGGCGCGTGCTGTTCGGGTGCGGCGCCCGCGCCGCCGTGCCGGAGGAGGTCGAGCGGCTTGGGGTGCGGCGCGTCGTGCTGATCGACGGGCTGCTCGACGGCGCGCCGGCGCGCGAGCTCGAGGACGCGCTCGGTGCGCGCCGCGTCGCGACGATCGGGGACGTGCGCCAGCACGTGCCGGCCGCGCTCGTCGCCCAGGCCCGCGAGACGGCGACGGCGACCGGCGCCGACGGCCTCGCGACGATCGGCGGCGGCAGCGCGGTCGGCCTCGCGAAGGCGATCGCGCGAGCGACGGGACTGCCGATCCTCGCCGTCCCGACGACGTACGCCGGCTCGGAGATGACGCCGATCTGGGGCATCACGAGCGACGGCGCGAAGACGACCGGCAGGGACCTCGCCGTCCTGCCGAAGACCGTCGTCTACGACCCGGAGCTGACCGTCAGCCTGCCCGTGCCGGTGACGGCGGCGAGCGGCATGAACGCGGTCGCGCACTGCGTGGGGGCGATGTGGACGGCGTCCGCGAACCCCGTCACCGACGCCGTCGCCGCCGAGGGGATCTCCTCGCTCGCCGCCGGCCTGCGCGGCTGCGTGCGCGATCCGGGGGACCTCGGCGCGCGCACCGAGGCCCTGCGCGGTGCATGGCTCGGAGGGGCCGCGCTGGCCGTCGGCGGCACCGCCCTGCACCACAAGATCTGCCACGTGCTCGGCGGCGCGTTCGATCTGCCGCACGCGGAGGTGCACGCGGTCGTGCTGCCGTGGGTCGTGGCGCATGCGCGTGAGCGCGGGGTCGCCGACGCGGCGCTCCGTCGTGTCGCGCGGGCGCTCGGCGCGGAGGACGCGGTGGAGGGACTGCGCGCGCTCACGCGGGACCTCGGCCTCGCCGCCAGCCTCGCCGATCTCGGGCTCGACGAGGCGGGGGCCGACCGCGCCGCGGAGCTGGTGGCCGAGGCGGCGCCGTCGGCGCCCGTGCCGGTCACGCGCGAGCAAGCGCGCGCGATCCTCGCGCACGCGCTGCGGGGCGAGTGA